Within Enterobacter sp. RHBSTW-00175, the genomic segment TCGCCTCGTTGCGGCCGGTAGCTCTGACGCTAACGCCTTTGTTGCGCAGAAACTCGACCGCGTTTCGGCCTAAGCCGCTGGTTGCACCGGTAACCAGTACCTTCATATCGATCCACTGTGTTGAAAAAGAATTTCGTGCGCATTCTTCCGTGAATTACGCCTGTATGCAATGGGAAAGGTGAAAGAATAAGACTTTTATTTAGATCTTTTCCTTCTTTTGTTCTGCAAGTTGCGCAATGCGTTTTGCCATTCCCCGGAAGATAAACAGATGCGCCGGGATCATCAACAACCAGTAGAACAGGCCCGGCATTCCATGCGGATGCCACCAGGCCCGAACGTCCAGTTCACGGTGGCTGCCTTTATCTTTCAGGGTAAAACAGAGCCGCCCAAGCCCGGGCGCTTTCATGCCAAACAGCAGCGCCAGCTGCTTTTCGGGTTCAACGATGATTACCTTCCAGCTGTCCACGGTATCGCCCACGTTAAGGTACGGATGAGCCGGGCGACCTTTTGCGAGCTTATGCCCAATCAACAGATCCATTGCGCCACGGGTTTGCCAGAGAATATTGCCAAAGAAATAGCGCTCTTTGCCGCCAATCTGGTTAATCACTTCCCAAAGGGCTTCCAGGCTGGCGGCGGTTTTCACCGTACAGCCAGCCTGTTTCGGGTAGTAGCCGTACTCCGGGCGCCAGCGGGCAAAAGCCTGGGTGTCGTAGCCCCAGTCGCTGGAGTTCACCAGTTTTTCTTCTTCTTTGAGTGTGTTGCGTACAGCATCATCAAAACGGATCAACGTTTGCGGGATCAGCGCGCGAAGCTCGCGATCGTCAGCCAGAAGATCGTGTTTTAGCCCCTGGATCAACGCTTTTGCCGTGGTTGGCGGCACTGAGGTAATGACATTCAAAAACCATACGGAGATCCAGCGGGTCGGGAAGGGGATGGGGAGCAGCCAGCGATGGCGGCCGCTGACCTGCATGAAATGTTCGAATTGTTCCTGATAGCTCAACACTTCCGGGCCTGCGGCTTCCAGCACCCGATGCTGGTCAGCGGGGTGCTCCAGCAGAGACACCAGATAATGCAGCAGGTTTTCCAGCGCAATGGGCGTGGTACGTGAGCGCACCCAGCGTGGGGGGGTCAGCACCGGCAGGTTATAGACCATATCACGCATCACTTCGAAGGCGGCTGAACCGGCCCCGACGATGATCCCCGCCCGCAGTTCGGTCACGGGGATCCCGGCACTGCGTAATGTTTCCGCAGTCAGCTGACGCGCGCGCAGGTGATCGGATTGCTCATGAACAGGCGCCTGGAGAGAGCTTAAAAAAATCACCTGTTTAACTGGTGATTGCAGCAGGGCATCGCGAACGTTCATCGCTACCTGGCGCTCATG encodes:
- a CDS encoding SDR family oxidoreductase, whose product is MPQRILVLGASGYIGQHLTTVLSQQGHQVLAAARSIGRLQKQNLPNVTCHSVDLNWPQGLTTLLEGVDTLYYLVHSMGEGGDFIAHERQVAMNVRDALLQSPVKQVIFLSSLQAPVHEQSDHLRARQLTAETLRSAGIPVTELRAGIIVGAGSAAFEVMRDMVYNLPVLTPPRWVRSRTTPIALENLLHYLVSLLEHPADQHRVLEAAGPEVLSYQEQFEHFMQVSGRHRWLLPIPFPTRWISVWFLNVITSVPPTTAKALIQGLKHDLLADDRELRALIPQTLIRFDDAVRNTLKEEEKLVNSSDWGYDTQAFARWRPEYGYYPKQAGCTVKTAASLEALWEVINQIGGKERYFFGNILWQTRGAMDLLIGHKLAKGRPAHPYLNVGDTVDSWKVIIVEPEKQLALLFGMKAPGLGRLCFTLKDKGSHRELDVRAWWHPHGMPGLFYWLLMIPAHLFIFRGMAKRIAQLAEQKKEKI